The region GCGTTTCCTTTAAATGCAGAAGTCGCAATTCCTAACGCTGTATTTTTATTCATAAATACATCTTTCACTTCAGTGGCAAGCTGTTTGGCAATTACATCTTTTCTTAAAACAATCTTTTCATCTCCATCTTCATCTACTTTCTCCTGCAGATATTGGTCTGTAAGTCCGTTGGTAAATGCGCTTAAACTTTCTTTTGTATTTTTAAAAGTTAATAGTCCTTCCAAATCATTAATTTCATTTTTTAATAATTTTTTCTTGATTCTTAACTCCTGTATGCTCTCATATTTTGCACTCATGGTCTAATGATTTAAAAATTTTATTACCTTATCTGCTACAGAATATACTATTTTTTGTTTGAAAGCTACAATGAAAATCATAATAACGAAATAAAATGCAGCAACAATTAAAAAACCGTAAGAAGTATTATCCAGTGCCTTTCCTATAAGAAATGCAATTCCAAAATTAAAAAGAATAATGAAAAATGCAAAAGCAACCAGCATGATAACAAGATAAGTAATAATACCCGCAGAAAGCGAAGACTTTTCCGTGGCTTCCAGTTTCAGCAGATCTATCCTCTTCGACGCATATTCTTTAATAGTTTCTATCATTGTTTTTGTTTAAAGTTACAAAAAAAGGAACTTTAGTTCACAAAGTTCCTTCTTATAATTTACTCAAAAAATAAATTATTTATGATTTCAGATCATTCAATTCTGCTTCTACATCTTTTACAACATCTGTAGTTTTAGCAACAATTTGATCTTTGTATTTATCATAGCCATCCTTTACTGTATGAGCCACGCTGCTTGCCGTTTCTTTAAAGGTAGACGAGATACTGCCATACTGATCTTTTACCTTTTCAGAAACTTCTCCGTACTTATTTTTAGCCTGATCTTTAAGATCATTCGCTTTATTTTTAATTTTCTTTCTTGTTTCTTTTCCTTCTTCCGGAGCATAAAGCATTCCTAAAATAACCCCTGCAGCAGCTCCTGCAAGAAGTCCTGCTAAAATTCCAGCTGTATTGTTTCCTTTTCTAGACATTTCTTGTTTTTTTAATAGTTAATAAAATTAGTTTTCGATAAAAATAATTACAATTAATATACCAAAAGCGGAAAAAGGCTATTAAAAATTGTTAAATCTTCTGAATATAGGCTAATATACTCTCTATAGTCTGTTCCTTGGTCAAAAGGCTGTTATCTATGACAATAGCATCATCGGCCTGCCTTAATGGCGCAATTTCCCTTTCACTGTCTATTCTGTCACGTTCGATCAGATTTTCTTTTACCTGCTGTTCCTCGGCCGGTATTCCTAATCCTATCAGTTCCTGATATCTTCTTTTAGTTCTCTCCTCTATACTTGCCGTAAGAAAAAATTTGTAATCTGCATCGGGAAGAACCACCGTTCCTATATCTCTTCCATCCATGATAATTCCGCCTTTTTCAGCCAGAGAACGTTGCGATTGCAATAAAAAATCTCTCACTTCTTTCTGTTTGGCAACCATGCTTACATTATCTGAAACTTCATTGGTTCTAATAGGCTTAGAAATATCAATATGATTAAGAAAAAGAACAAGTTCTGTTCCCACATTTTTAAATTCCAGTTCAATCTGGTCAAATGAAGAAAATAATTCATCCAAATTGATCGTTCCATCTTCATTAAGGCAATTCTGAAGAGCAAACCAGGTTACTCCTCTGTAAAGGGCGCCTGTATCTAAGTGAATCAATCCAAGCCTTTCAGCAATAACTTTAGATATTGAACTTTTTCCGGTAGATGAGTACCCATCAATTGCAATTACAGGTTTTTTCATACTGCAAATTTCAAGAAATTTTCTTAAAAAGCAAGAAACCCTGAGAGATTTTCTCAGGGTTTCATCGTATTTATATTTAAAATTTCGAATGCTGATTAATATCCGGCATGG is a window of Candidatus Chryseobacterium colombiense DNA encoding:
- a CDS encoding phosphoribosyl-ATP pyrophosphatase, encoding MSAKYESIQELRIKKKLLKNEINDLEGLLTFKNTKESLSAFTNGLTDQYLQEKVDEDGDEKIVLRKDVIAKQLATEVKDVFMNKNTALGIATSAFKGNALDSVVKLGVTALVGNYAKKNMGSSNWKKKLIGAALIYIAPIALKMVRKKLEEYQKNKSVSSLEQLI
- a CDS encoding phage holin family protein, with protein sequence MIETIKEYASKRIDLLKLEATEKSSLSAGIITYLVIMLVAFAFFIILFNFGIAFLIGKALDNTSYGFLIVAAFYFVIMIFIVAFKQKIVYSVADKVIKFLNH
- a CDS encoding YtxH domain-containing protein, whose amino-acid sequence is MSRKGNNTAGILAGLLAGAAAGVILGMLYAPEEGKETRKKIKNKANDLKDQAKNKYGEVSEKVKDQYGSISSTFKETASSVAHTVKDGYDKYKDQIVAKTTDVVKDVEAELNDLKS
- the cmk gene encoding (d)CMP kinase, with the protein product MKKPVIAIDGYSSTGKSSISKVIAERLGLIHLDTGALYRGVTWFALQNCLNEDGTINLDELFSSFDQIELEFKNVGTELVLFLNHIDISKPIRTNEVSDNVSMVAKQKEVRDFLLQSQRSLAEKGGIIMDGRDIGTVVLPDADYKFFLTASIEERTKRRYQELIGLGIPAEEQQVKENLIERDRIDSEREIAPLRQADDAIVIDNSLLTKEQTIESILAYIQKI